A single Sorex araneus isolate mSorAra2 chromosome 8, mSorAra2.pri, whole genome shotgun sequence DNA region contains:
- the LOC129406814 gene encoding chymotrypsinogen B → MAFLWLVSCFALLGSAFGCGVPAIHPVLSGLSRIVNGEDAIPGSWPWQVSLQDKTGFHFCGGSLISENWVVTAAHCGVKTSHVVVAGEFDQGSDAENVQVLEIAQVFKNPKFNMLTVRNDITLLKLATPARFSETVSAVCLPSADDDFPAGSICATTGWGKTKYNANKTPDKLQQASLPLLSNDECKKFWGNKITDVMVCAGASGVSSCMGDSGGPLVCQKDGAWTLVGIVSWGSGFCSTSTPAVYARVTELMPWVQEIMAAN, encoded by the exons GCTGCGGAGTCCCCGCCATCCACCCCGTCCTGAGCGGTCTGTCCAGGATCGTCAACGGTGAGGATGCCATCCCCGGCTCCTGGCCCTGGCAGGTGTCCCTGCAG GACAAAACCGGCTTCCACTTCTGCGGTGGTTCCCTCATCAGCGAGAACTGGGTGGTGACCGCTGCCCACTGCGGTGTGAA AACCTCCCACGTGGTGGTCGCTGGCGAGTTCGACCAGGGCTCCGATGCCGAGAACGTCCAGGTTCTGGAGATCGCCCAG GTCTTCAAGAACCCCAAGTTCAACATGCTGACCGTGCGCAACGACATCACCCTGCTGAAGCTGGCCACCCCCGCCCGCTTCTCCGAGACCGTGTCCGCCGTGTGCCTGCCCAGCGCCGACGATGACTTCCCCGCTGGCTCCATCTGCGCCACCACCGGCTGGGGCAAGACCAAGTACAACG CCAACAAGACCCCCGACAAGCTGCAGCAGGCCTCCCTGCCCCTGCTGTCCAACGACGAGTGCAAGAAGTTCTGGGGCAACAAGATCACCGACGTGATGGTGTGCGCCGGCGCCAGCGGCGTCTCCTCCTGCATG GGTGACTCCGGCGGCCCCCTGGTCTGCCAGAAGGACGGCGCCTGGACCCTGGTGGGCATCGTGTCCTGGGGCAGCGGCTTCTGCTCCACCTCCACTCCCGCCGTGTACGCCCGCGTCACCGAGCTCATGCCCTGGGTGCAGGAGATCATGGCCGCCAACTAA